One stretch of Roseimicrobium sp. ORNL1 DNA includes these proteins:
- a CDS encoding putative quinol monooxygenase has translation MISLLVTLEIAPDRVDEFLGYIKEEAADARTKEPGCRRFEISRSVDRPNVFTLTEAYDDLAALEAHRQTPHFLLFRQRADGGLILSKSSVCGEVIDG, from the coding sequence ATGATTTCGCTGCTCGTCACTCTGGAAATCGCGCCTGACCGCGTGGATGAATTTTTGGGCTACATCAAGGAAGAGGCCGCGGATGCGCGCACGAAGGAGCCTGGCTGCCGCCGTTTCGAAATCAGCCGCAGTGTGGACCGCCCGAATGTCTTCACCCTTACGGAGGCCTATGACGACCTAGCTGCCCTGGAAGCCCACCGGCAGACGCCTCATTTCCTCCTCTTCCGCCAGCGCGCGGATGGCGGTCTCATTCTGAGCAAGTCCAGTGTGTGCGGCGAGGTGATCGACGGCTGA
- the rpsN gene encoding 30S ribosomal protein S14 translates to MAKTCWLERNKRKQKTVDKYAKLREELKAKKDYVGLSMLPRDASPTRLVNRCRVSGRRRAFIRRFEMSRLTFREMASAGLIPGVTKSSW, encoded by the coding sequence ATGGCAAAGACCTGCTGGCTCGAGCGCAACAAGCGCAAACAAAAGACTGTTGATAAATATGCCAAGCTTCGTGAGGAGCTCAAGGCAAAGAAGGACTATGTGGGCCTTTCCATGCTGCCCCGCGACGCCAGCCCGACCCGTCTGGTGAACCGTTGCCGTGTCTCCGGCCGTCGCCGCGCGTTCATCCGCCGCTTCGAGATGTCCCGTCTTACCTTCCGTGAAATGGCCTCTGCCGGCCTCATTCCCGGAGTGACGAAATCGAGCTGGTAA
- a CDS encoding hemolysin family protein produces MTDLSDPTLVTLLASSTTLVREWEFTTWDVLWRIGMVMFFVLLNGFFVAAEFAIVKVRESQLQAEAEEGNHQAEFAQSVVKHMDAYLSATQLGITLASIALGMAGEPLLAQMIQPWLFKFGIQSDNLVHGIAFGIAFTIITYLHVVLGELTPKSLAIRKALPTTLWVCRPLHIFMVALKPAIFILNGTANWLLKKLFRVDPVGESERVHSEEELKHIVSASEESDEVTETEKRIVLNALALNDRYVRDVMTPRKDVISLDVDETFETNLKLAIDSKHTRFPLVEGHLDHSIGLVHIKDMLRLMQEPGAGKDLRRIKRELLLVPEMMPVDKLLKQFLDKHAHLALALDEYGGAVGIVTLDNVVEEIVGDIQDEFDTAEKPEFHRINGDEFEVEGTLNLYELNELTDLELESDEVTTISGYVTHTLGHFPKQGETLRIEGYEVTATKVEARRVAQLHFKRVPTADDEVGAESSGQGAQVETTAKSE; encoded by the coding sequence ATGACCGACCTCTCAGATCCTACCCTAGTCACGCTGCTCGCCTCCTCCACTACGTTGGTGCGCGAGTGGGAATTCACTACTTGGGATGTGTTGTGGAGGATCGGGATGGTGATGTTCTTCGTCCTGCTGAATGGCTTTTTCGTGGCGGCCGAGTTCGCCATTGTGAAGGTGCGTGAGAGCCAGCTCCAGGCGGAGGCGGAAGAAGGCAATCACCAAGCCGAGTTCGCCCAGTCCGTGGTGAAGCACATGGACGCCTACCTTTCCGCCACGCAGCTCGGCATTACGCTGGCGAGTATCGCCCTCGGTATGGCTGGTGAACCGCTGCTCGCGCAGATGATCCAGCCGTGGCTTTTCAAATTCGGTATACAGAGTGATAACCTGGTGCACGGCATCGCATTCGGTATCGCCTTCACCATCATCACCTACCTGCACGTGGTGCTGGGAGAGCTGACCCCGAAGTCACTCGCCATCCGCAAGGCCCTGCCCACCACCCTGTGGGTCTGCCGCCCTTTGCACATCTTCATGGTGGCGCTGAAGCCTGCCATCTTCATCCTCAACGGCACCGCGAACTGGCTCCTCAAGAAGCTCTTCCGCGTCGACCCCGTGGGTGAGAGCGAGCGCGTGCACTCGGAGGAGGAACTGAAGCACATCGTCTCCGCCAGCGAGGAGTCCGATGAGGTGACCGAAACGGAAAAGCGCATCGTGCTGAATGCCCTGGCGCTCAATGACCGCTACGTGCGCGACGTCATGACCCCTCGCAAGGACGTGATTTCCCTCGACGTCGATGAGACATTTGAGACCAATCTCAAGCTGGCCATCGACTCCAAACACACACGTTTCCCGCTGGTGGAGGGCCACCTCGACCACAGCATCGGCCTGGTGCACATCAAGGACATGCTCCGCCTCATGCAGGAGCCGGGTGCGGGCAAGGATCTCCGCCGCATCAAGCGCGAGCTGCTGCTCGTGCCGGAAATGATGCCCGTGGATAAGCTGCTGAAGCAGTTCCTCGACAAGCACGCCCACCTCGCCCTTGCGCTCGATGAATACGGTGGTGCCGTGGGTATTGTGACGCTCGACAACGTCGTGGAGGAGATCGTGGGCGACATTCAGGACGAGTTCGATACGGCGGAGAAGCCCGAGTTCCACCGCATCAACGGTGACGAATTTGAAGTGGAAGGCACACTCAACCTCTACGAACTGAATGAATTGACGGATCTCGAGCTGGAGAGTGACGAGGTCACGACCATCAGCGGTTACGTCACGCACACGCTGGGGCATTTCCCGAAGCAGGGGGAAACCCTCCGCATCGAGGGTTACGAAGTCACGGCCACCAAAGTGGAGGCGCGCCGCGTGGCGCAGCTCCACTTCAAGCGCGTGCCCACGGCAGATGACGAAGTGGGCGCGGAATCATCCGGTCAAGGTGCCCAAGTAGAGACGACGGCCAAGTCCGAGTGA
- a CDS encoding zinc ribbon domain-containing protein, which produces MPTYHYIAEKPEEGCPRCRKGFDLRRPLDRPPLTHCPLCKKPVVKVLQPFNTPKITKPLSISDAKSAGFTVLEKRCDGSYEKR; this is translated from the coding sequence ATGCCCACCTACCATTACATCGCCGAAAAACCCGAGGAGGGCTGCCCTCGCTGCCGCAAGGGATTCGACCTCCGTCGTCCCCTCGATCGGCCTCCGCTGACCCACTGCCCGCTTTGCAAAAAGCCCGTGGTGAAAGTGCTGCAGCCGTTCAATACCCCCAAAATCACCAAACCCCTGTCTATTTCGGACGCCAAGAGCGCCGGCTTCACCGTTCTGGAGAAGCGCTGCGATGGCTCCTACGAAAAACGCTGA